A genomic window from Candidatus Dormiibacterota bacterium includes:
- a CDS encoding aldehyde dehydrogenase family protein: MSLERKLFIDGQWRGTGRTQPVASPYDGHEVARVHLGGEQDMEDATQAAVRAFRQTSTLSRGDRSDILRKIAEGVAKRRDEIASTMTEEMGKPIQYARAEVARCVTTFTLAAEEAKRWTGEMVPVDIEAHTKGYFAMTVMVPVGPIAAISPFNFPLNLVAHKLAPCLAVGSSMVLKPARQTPLEALTLAEIVHESGAPPGSFNVVNCEPAVGERLATDDRFPFLTFTGSVGVGWRLKQKAWKKRVTLELGGNAACIVHSDADLDYAVSKCLSGGFAQSGQSCISVQRVLVHEPVYAAFEKKFLDGVAKMKVGDPKDPATVVGPVIDAASADRILSWISEAKAAGARVLHGGGKQGNVVAPTVVADAEKALKISCQEVFGPLVTLARYRDFEEAVAAADDSSYGLQAGIFTHDLRLVRLAVRGLHVGGIMVNEVPTMRVDNMPYGGTRDSGIGREGPRYAMQEMSEPRLVMFNLEH; encoded by the coding sequence ATGTCCTTGGAACGGAAGCTCTTCATCGACGGCCAATGGCGCGGCACCGGCAGGACCCAGCCCGTCGCGAGTCCCTACGACGGTCACGAAGTCGCGAGGGTCCATCTCGGCGGCGAACAGGACATGGAGGACGCCACCCAGGCGGCAGTCCGGGCGTTCAGGCAGACGAGCACCCTGTCGCGGGGCGACAGGTCCGACATCCTGCGCAAGATCGCCGAGGGCGTGGCGAAGCGCAGGGACGAGATCGCCTCGACCATGACCGAGGAGATGGGCAAGCCGATCCAGTATGCCCGCGCTGAAGTGGCCCGCTGCGTCACCACCTTCACCCTCGCCGCCGAGGAGGCGAAGCGCTGGACGGGCGAGATGGTTCCCGTCGACATCGAGGCCCACACAAAGGGATATTTCGCCATGACGGTCATGGTGCCCGTGGGCCCGATCGCGGCGATCTCGCCGTTCAACTTTCCTCTGAACCTGGTGGCCCACAAGCTCGCCCCCTGCCTTGCCGTGGGCAGCAGCATGGTCCTCAAGCCGGCCCGACAGACTCCGCTCGAGGCGCTGACGCTGGCTGAGATCGTCCACGAGTCGGGCGCCCCGCCGGGAAGTTTCAACGTCGTGAACTGCGAGCCGGCGGTGGGCGAGCGCCTGGCGACGGACGATCGCTTTCCCTTCCTGACGTTCACCGGCAGCGTCGGCGTCGGCTGGCGCCTGAAGCAGAAGGCGTGGAAGAAGAGGGTGACGCTGGAGCTCGGCGGCAACGCCGCCTGCATCGTGCACTCAGACGCGGACCTCGATTACGCGGTCTCGAAGTGCCTCTCCGGCGGCTTTGCCCAGTCGGGCCAGTCGTGCATTTCTGTGCAGCGGGTCCTCGTGCACGAGCCGGTCTACGCAGCCTTCGAGAAGAAGTTCCTGGACGGCGTCGCGAAGATGAAGGTCGGCGACCCGAAGGATCCGGCCACTGTGGTCGGGCCCGTCATCGACGCCGCCAGCGCCGATCGAATCCTGTCCTGGATCTCGGAGGCCAAGGCGGCCGGCGCGCGCGTCCTGCACGGCGGCGGCAAGCAGGGAAACGTGGTCGCACCGACGGTCGTCGCCGACGCGGAGAAGGCTCTCAAGATCTCCTGCCAGGAGGTGTTCGGTCCCCTGGTGACGCTGGCGCGTTACCGCGACTTCGAGGAGGCGGTGGCGGCGGCCGACGACTCCAGCTACGGCCTGCAGGCCGGAATCTTCACGCACGATCTCAGGCTCGTCCGCCTGGCCGTGCGGGGGCTGCACGTGGGCGGCATCATGGTGAACGAGGTGCCGACCATGCGCGTGGACAACATGCCCTACGGCGGGACGCGCGACTCGGGCATCGGCAGAGAGGGCCCGCGCTACGCCATGCAGGAGATGTCCGAGCCGCGTCTCGTGATGTTCAACCTCGAGCACTGA
- the hpnC gene encoding squalene synthase HpnC, whose translation MPRLSAGTEAFTGPDALSTAHDLRAANLFCARLARAHYENFPVASRIVPARLRPAVQAIYAFARIADDFADEEAHEGRRLERLDEWRRMLDDCFRGEAIHPVFVALRQAVSTHDLPRQPFVDLLAAFRMDVTQTRYTDETALLDYCRLSANPVGRLLLRLFGYTQETLTPQSDALCTALQLANHWQDVTIDLRRGRVYLPEDALRRFGVTESDLQSGRATEAFRALMRDRVARTRALFAAGRSLCDAVRGRFRWELRLIWLGGQRILDRIEASGHDVLSARPRLGPADALVILGRALTWSR comes from the coding sequence ATGCCCCGCTTGTCGGCCGGGACCGAGGCGTTCACCGGGCCGGATGCGCTCAGCACCGCGCACGACCTGCGCGCCGCGAATCTGTTCTGCGCCCGGCTGGCGCGCGCTCACTACGAGAATTTTCCGGTCGCCTCGCGGATCGTGCCGGCGCGTCTGCGCCCCGCCGTTCAGGCGATCTACGCTTTCGCGCGCATCGCGGACGATTTCGCGGACGAGGAGGCGCACGAAGGACGCAGGCTCGAACGTCTCGACGAATGGCGCAGGATGCTCGATGACTGTTTCCGCGGCGAGGCGATCCATCCGGTGTTCGTCGCCCTGCGTCAGGCGGTCTCGACCCACGACCTCCCGCGCCAGCCCTTTGTCGATCTCCTCGCCGCCTTCCGGATGGACGTGACGCAGACACGGTACACCGACGAGACGGCGCTCCTGGACTATTGCCGCCTGTCGGCGAACCCCGTGGGCCGACTGCTTCTTCGTCTGTTCGGTTACACGCAGGAGACGCTGACGCCGCAGTCCGACGCCCTCTGCACCGCGCTGCAGCTCGCCAATCACTGGCAGGACGTGACGATCGATCTGCGGCGGGGCCGGGTCTACCTGCCCGAGGACGCGCTGAGGCGGTTCGGGGTCACCGAATCCGATCTGCAGTCCGGCCGGGCCACAGAAGCGTTCCGCGCCCTCATGCGCGACAGGGTGGCGCGCACGCGCGCGCTGTTCGCCGCCGGACGTTCCCTGTGCGACGCCGTGCGCGGTCGGTTCCGCTGGGAGCTCCGGCTGATCTGGCTGGGCGGCCAGCGGATCCTGGATCGTATCGAGGCGTCCGGCCACGACGTGCTGTCCGCCCGGCCGAGGCTCGGTCCGGCGGACGCTCTCGTCATCCTGGGGAGGGCCCTGACGTGGAGTCGATGA
- the hpnD gene encoding presqualene diphosphate synthase HpnD translates to MPASRGGTRPGPPLRPAGRGRASSGSSFRYSFGLLPREKKRGIEAVYAFCRAIDDLTDEGPLDADGAEQGLEMYREEVSRCYGGSPMLAVTRDLQAAIRRFGIPREPLQDLLEGVAMDLRKTRYRDFEELRVYCLRVASAVGLVCLPIFGCGDGRSRAYAIDLGIALQLTNILRDLKTDAARGRIYLPLDEITGCGYSEAELLRGERTPGYLDLMRRQAERAHRHFDSAARLLPEPDRPRLVAAEVMRAIYLKLLRRIESRDFRVFERRITVPRLQQLGVALRAWALGEVGS, encoded by the coding sequence ATGCCGGCGAGCCGCGGCGGGACGCGGCCTGGCCCTCCGCTGCGACCCGCGGGCCGTGGCCGCGCCTCCTCCGGGTCGTCCTTCCGTTACTCCTTCGGCCTCCTCCCCAGGGAGAAGAAGCGCGGCATCGAGGCGGTCTATGCCTTCTGCCGGGCGATCGACGACCTGACGGACGAGGGGCCGCTCGATGCGGACGGCGCGGAACAAGGGCTCGAGATGTACCGCGAGGAGGTCTCCCGCTGCTACGGCGGCTCGCCGATGCTCGCGGTGACGCGGGACCTCCAGGCGGCGATCCGACGCTTCGGAATCCCCAGGGAGCCGCTTCAGGACCTCCTCGAAGGTGTGGCGATGGACCTCAGGAAGACACGCTACCGGGACTTCGAGGAGCTGCGGGTCTATTGCCTCCGGGTGGCCTCGGCCGTGGGTCTGGTCTGCCTGCCGATCTTCGGCTGCGGCGACGGCCGGAGCCGGGCCTACGCCATCGATCTCGGGATCGCCCTGCAGCTCACGAACATCCTCCGGGACCTCAAGACCGACGCCGCGCGCGGTCGCATCTACCTGCCCTTGGACGAAATCACCGGATGCGGTTACAGCGAGGCGGAGCTTCTGCGCGGGGAGCGCACTCCGGGCTATCTCGATCTCATGCGGCGCCAGGCGGAAAGGGCCCACCGCCACTTTGACAGCGCGGCCCGCCTCCTGCCGGAGCCCGATCGCCCCCGTCTCGTCGCCGCGGAGGTGATGCGGGCCATCTACCTGAAGCTCCTCAGACGTATCGAGAGTCGGGATTTCCGGGTGTTCGAGCGGCGCATCACCGTGCCGCGCCTACAGCAACTCGGTGTCGCCCTGCGCGCCTGGGCGCTGGGCGAAGTCGGAAGTTAA
- a CDS encoding sigma-70 family RNA polymerase sigma factor: protein MAEEPTDVDLIRDVLAGRVERFEVLVRRYQRLVATAALRMGTPRDEVEDVTSEVFYKVYKSLGRYRPEHALSTWLYRIAINAALDRKRSTRHESRMEELSPSLADGRPSLESQATDLERSRLLQEALERIPGHYRSPLVLAHLEGMPLEEIARVLDLPEGTVKSRLFRARAMLKDIIRRHYPMLAPPGAMESAT, encoded by the coding sequence ATGGCCGAGGAGCCCACGGACGTCGATCTCATCCGTGATGTCCTGGCGGGCCGGGTCGAACGGTTCGAAGTCCTGGTTCGCCGCTACCAGCGTCTGGTGGCGACCGCCGCCCTGCGGATGGGCACTCCCCGAGACGAGGTCGAAGACGTGACCAGCGAGGTGTTCTACAAGGTGTACAAGAGCCTGGGCCGCTACCGTCCGGAGCACGCCCTGTCCACCTGGCTGTACCGGATCGCGATCAACGCCGCGCTCGACAGGAAGAGGAGCACGCGCCACGAGAGCCGCATGGAGGAGCTGTCCCCTTCGCTTGCGGACGGCCGTCCCTCCCTGGAAAGCCAGGCGACCGACCTGGAGCGCTCCCGACTGCTGCAGGAGGCGCTCGAGAGGATTCCTGGCCACTATCGCTCCCCGCTCGTCCTGGCCCACCTCGAGGGGATGCCCCTCGAGGAGATCGCCCGCGTCCTCGATCTCCCGGAGGGAACCGTCAAGTCAAGACTGTTCCGGGCGCGCGCCATGCTGAAGGACATCATCCGACGCCACTACCCGATGCTCGCCCCGCCCGGAGCCATGGAGAGCGCGACATGA